In one Candidatus Poribacteria bacterium genomic region, the following are encoded:
- a CDS encoding NAD(P)-dependent oxidoreductase — translation MKILVTGGTGRIGSNLVKKLLEKGHTIRSFVYPGDVNRVGRWDGTGDVETVLGDLREYDDVKKAVKGVDAIYHIAAAFGGPFDNRQYLAINGMGTLNILECVREFNPNIHRLVYACTEAIYWELTEKGRLFDQRITEDMVAKYHHMPYFLTKWIGEELCMSYHHQYGVPSTVFRFTTVIEPSEYLNEDGLPRQFLFSPIYNRYKNYAGNDPAELEAANTVKGLWDGTEKFILKRNPDGRPYKEHFTDVRDIVQGLVLGIEKDAAVGEEFTLGGNGVFKHEEAIPYLCERYQMDSVDVQLPQPVYFEFDLSKIKTLLDYEPQHNLASILDAAEAMRRGQDVGIIPTGLRWS, via the coding sequence GCATTGGATCCAATCTCGTCAAAAAATTGCTGGAAAAAGGGCACACTATCCGCAGCTTCGTTTATCCGGGTGATGTCAATCGTGTCGGAAGATGGGACGGGACGGGAGACGTTGAGACCGTCCTCGGCGATCTGCGCGAATACGACGACGTTAAAAAAGCCGTTAAAGGGGTCGATGCCATCTATCATATTGCCGCCGCCTTTGGCGGGCCTTTTGATAACCGCCAGTACTTGGCAATCAACGGTATGGGCACCCTCAACATTTTGGAATGTGTCCGTGAGTTCAATCCGAACATTCATCGCCTTGTTTATGCCTGTACGGAAGCAATCTATTGGGAACTCACCGAAAAAGGACGACTTTTTGATCAACGCATCACCGAAGACATGGTTGCCAAATACCATCACATGCCTTACTTCCTTACCAAATGGATTGGTGAGGAACTCTGCATGAGCTACCATCACCAGTATGGGGTACCTTCAACGGTTTTTAGGTTCACAACCGTGATTGAGCCGAGTGAATATCTCAATGAGGACGGTTTGCCGAGGCAATTCCTCTTCAGTCCCATCTATAATCGGTACAAGAATTATGCAGGGAACGATCCCGCCGAATTGGAGGCTGCGAATACGGTTAAAGGTCTTTGGGATGGGACAGAGAAATTCATACTCAAACGCAACCCTGACGGACGACCCTACAAGGAACATTTCACGGATGTACGGGATATTGTACAAGGATTGGTTTTAGGGATTGAGAAGGATGCCGCTGTAGGCGAAGAATTCACGCTCGGTGGAAATGGCGTTTTCAAACATGAAGAGGCCATCCCCTACCTATGTGAACGCTACCAGATGGACTCCGTTGATGTCCAACTCCCGCAACCCGTCTATTTTGAATTTGATTTAAGCAAAATCAAGACGTTGTTGGACTATGAACCGCAACATAATTTGGCGAGTATCCTTGACGCTGCTGAAGCGATGCGACGTGGTCAAGATGTCGGTATCATTCCGACAGGTCTCCGATGGAGTTAG
- a CDS encoding DUF1549 and DUF1553 domain-containing protein, which yields MKVLFRPPTCYPLLLLAFIFLTLNCTKVSPTPSVYVPASTKHLDRHINAVLKTEGLQASKRSEDTEFLRRIYLDMTGKIPTPEEVLDFLKDGSPSKRQRKIDTLLESEAFINYWTRLWVNWLIGRRDDDNQLMLTAWVRDALQKNMPYDQFVRNLIAADGDRRNNGAVNYILRYDQSPVLLTSHASRFFLGIPMQCAECHDHKIEAWLQKDFYGIAAFFTGLDTQRKGNFRAVNMLGEAEEFENIVIVNRPEKAMWVERLNEAVTPHFLDRTEYNGPLIEKRKALAQWMTDKSNPYFSRTIVNRIWKHFMGRAFVEPLDGFGEENLPTNPVLLEWLAKDFVIHGYNLQHLMRTILNSEAYQRTSETNKSNKDDELYYSHAYIKPLSAEQFFYSMLQATGFERLQQIQMEGNKRTGGEDRENMLRDIENRKREHLQKFLFLLNNGEMEEIEAFNGTIPQALMMINGSIVNDSANHADRGSFVNYVLGKWRDPLERMAYIYLNVLSRLPTAKEKTYFQRYIDRSLYRNKDLAYEDLYWVLLNSAEFSLNH from the coding sequence ATGAAAGTCCTTTTTCGTCCCCCAACCTGTTATCCTTTGCTGCTATTGGCTTTTATCTTTTTGACGTTGAATTGCACAAAAGTATCGCCAACCCCCTCGGTGTATGTGCCCGCCAGCACTAAACATCTGGACCGGCACATTAACGCGGTGCTGAAAACGGAAGGACTCCAAGCCTCAAAGCGATCAGAAGATACGGAATTCCTCCGGCGTATCTATCTCGATATGACCGGAAAAATCCCTACTCCCGAAGAAGTACTCGATTTCCTGAAGGACGGGTCCCCAAGTAAGCGTCAGAGAAAGATTGATACGTTGCTCGAAAGTGAGGCGTTCATCAACTATTGGACTCGCCTGTGGGTCAACTGGTTAATCGGCAGACGCGATGATGATAACCAACTCATGTTGACAGCGTGGGTCCGGGACGCGTTGCAGAAAAATATGCCCTACGACCAATTTGTCCGCAATCTTATTGCAGCGGATGGCGACCGACGGAACAACGGGGCTGTTAATTACATCCTCCGATATGACCAATCCCCAGTCCTGTTGACCTCACACGCCTCCAGATTCTTTTTAGGGATCCCTATGCAATGCGCCGAGTGCCATGACCATAAAATCGAAGCATGGCTCCAAAAGGATTTCTACGGCATCGCTGCCTTCTTCACTGGGCTGGATACGCAACGTAAAGGCAACTTCCGAGCCGTGAACATGCTCGGCGAGGCAGAAGAATTTGAAAATATTGTAATTGTCAACAGACCTGAAAAAGCGATGTGGGTCGAACGACTCAACGAAGCGGTCACACCACACTTCTTAGACCGCACCGAATACAATGGGCCGCTGATAGAAAAACGCAAAGCCCTCGCGCAGTGGATGACCGACAAATCAAACCCGTATTTTAGCCGTACAATTGTGAATCGGATATGGAAACACTTTATGGGACGCGCTTTCGTCGAACCCCTTGATGGCTTCGGAGAGGAGAATCTACCGACCAATCCCGTGCTCTTGGAGTGGCTGGCAAAGGATTTCGTCATTCATGGCTATAATCTGCAACACCTCATGCGGACTATCCTCAATTCTGAGGCTTACCAACGCACTTCGGAAACAAACAAAAGCAACAAAGACGATGAACTTTACTATTCGCATGCGTATATCAAACCGCTCAGTGCAGAGCAGTTTTTCTATTCTATGCTCCAAGCCACCGGCTTTGAAAGACTTCAACAGATCCAGATGGAGGGCAACAAAAGGACAGGTGGCGAGGACCGCGAAAATATGCTCCGTGATATAGAAAATAGGAAACGCGAGCATCTCCAAAAATTTCTATTTCTCCTCAACAACGGTGAGATGGAAGAAATTGAAGCCTTCAACGGAACGATCCCGCAAGCATTGATGATGATCAACGGGAGCATCGTCAACGATAGTGCGAACCACGCCGATCGCGGGAGTTTCGTCAATTACGTCCTCGGAAAATGGCGCGATCCGCTTGAACGCATGGCGTATATCTATCTCAACGTCCTGTCTCGTCTACCAACTGCTAAAGAGAAGACCTATTTTCAACGTTATATAGATCGGAGTCTGTATCGGAACAAGGACTTGGCTTACGAAGACCTGTATTGGGTTTTGTTAAACTCTGCCGAATTTTCGCTTAATCATTAA
- a CDS encoding MutH/Sau3AI family endonuclease: MERKKAVQKLSTITGQDLRELASDYEVTVFKGENKNKGWAGHVLERHLDLPINSAQAPNFGSWELKTVPLKYLKNGKLRVKETMAVTMIDSYNVERTDFEDSHLLMKLRRMVVAARIWESQREERSILYCVTTFDLDNPAVYDQVKADYDLVRETICTQGFEALTGKMGVYIQPRTKGSGHGSTSRAFYARKIFLEKFIFPQLSQDR; this comes from the coding sequence ATGGAAAGAAAAAAAGCAGTTCAAAAGTTATCAACGATTACTGGTCAGGATCTTCGAGAATTGGCCAGTGATTACGAAGTGACCGTATTTAAAGGCGAAAACAAAAATAAAGGTTGGGCAGGACATGTACTTGAAAGACATTTAGATTTGCCTATTAATTCGGCGCAGGCACCTAATTTCGGGTCGTGGGAACTAAAAACAGTTCCTTTAAAATATCTGAAGAATGGGAAGCTAAGAGTTAAAGAAACAATGGCAGTAACAATGATCGACTCTTATAACGTTGAGCGAACCGATTTTGAAGATAGCCATTTACTAATGAAATTAAGACGGATGGTTGTGGCTGCGAGAATTTGGGAAAGTCAACGAGAGGAAAGATCAATTTTATACTGTGTAACAACTTTTGATTTGGATAATCCGGCAGTCTACGATCAAGTGAAAGCAGATTATGACTTAGTGAGGGAAACAATCTGTACACAAGGATTTGAGGCTCTTACTGGTAAAATGGGTGTATACATTCAACCCAGGACGAAAGGAAGTGGCCATGGAAGTACTTCAAGAGCCTTTTATGCCAGGAAAATTTTTCTCGAAAAGTTTATCTTTCCCCAGTTGTCTCAAGACAGATAA
- a CDS encoding DNA methyltransferase, whose amino-acid sequence MNYHQMKIKELRAELKKRELKGYSSLKKAQMIEYLLTGIPPLKNTVEQVDYREMRTKELRAELKKRGLKGYSSLKKVQMIEYLSTGIHPLKNTKVSAPAANGDIREPSSDSIGYPPTLFGGTKKLPVNQIVSGDCLKVLQDFPDSVFDCCITDPPFNMSRKKGLGWAFSSHVTMQEQWDIFAQDDYFEFTVDWIREVLRVLKTNGNLFIFGSFHCIFTIGFILQNLFDRRIISQLVWYKPNAQPNITCRMFTESTEFIIWAVNNESKKAKNWTFNYEVMKAMNNDKQMRNMWEIPITKRSEKKFGKHPSQKPLAVVNRLILAGTNEDDLILDPFSGTGTTAVVAKQNNRRWIMIERQEEYNEIARQRLDELSNMLFENASNAD is encoded by the coding sequence ATGAACTATCACCAGATGAAAATCAAAGAGTTAAGAGCGGAACTCAAAAAGCGCGAATTGAAAGGGTACTCGTCACTGAAGAAAGCCCAAATGATTGAATATCTTTTGACAGGAATTCCTCCGCTGAAAAATACTGTTGAGCAGGTGGATTACCGTGAAATGCGGACTAAAGAGTTGAGAGCAGAACTTAAAAAGCGTGGTTTGAAGGGATATTCGTCGTTGAAAAAGGTTCAGATGATTGAATATCTTTCAACAGGTATCCATCCGTTGAAAAATACAAAGGTATCAGCACCAGCAGCGAACGGAGATATACGCGAGCCGTCCTCTGACAGTATTGGATATCCACCAACTCTTTTTGGCGGAACGAAAAAACTTCCTGTCAATCAAATTGTATCGGGGGACTGCTTAAAAGTTCTGCAAGATTTTCCTGATAGCGTTTTCGATTGTTGTATCACCGATCCACCATTTAATATGTCAAGAAAGAAAGGGTTAGGTTGGGCATTTAGTTCCCATGTTACAATGCAGGAACAGTGGGATATTTTCGCACAGGATGACTATTTCGAGTTCACAGTTGACTGGATTCGTGAGGTATTGCGGGTCCTGAAGACAAACGGAAACCTGTTCATCTTCGGATCTTTTCACTGTATTTTTACAATTGGTTTTATTCTTCAAAACTTGTTTGACCGACGAATTATCAGCCAACTTGTTTGGTACAAACCTAATGCACAACCTAATATTACCTGTCGCATGTTTACTGAGTCTACTGAATTTATCATTTGGGCGGTCAACAATGAGAGCAAAAAAGCCAAAAATTGGACGTTCAATTATGAAGTGATGAAAGCAATGAACAATGACAAGCAAATGCGAAACATGTGGGAAATTCCGATCACTAAGCGATCGGAAAAGAAGTTTGGAAAACACCCGTCGCAAAAGCCCTTGGCGGTTGTTAATCGGCTTATTTTGGCTGGAACTAATGAGGACGATCTCATACTTGACCCATTTTCTGGAACCGGAACTACAGCAGTCGTTGCCAAGCAAAATAACCGGAGATGGATAATGATTGAGAGGCAAGAAGAATATAACGAAATTGCTCGGCAGAGGCTTGATGAGTTGTCTAATATGCTGTTTGAGAATGCCTCAAATGCCGATTGA